A single genomic interval of uncultured Cohaesibacter sp. harbors:
- a CDS encoding DUF1489 domain-containing protein, which yields MTVHIVKLCVGVDSVDDLERWIEHRRYLQSLAGEPEEHIHTTRMSPKRRDEILDGGSLYWVIKGMILARQPIIDLRQIVGEDGISRCQIVMEPTLIRTESQPKRAFQGWRYLKDTEAPRDIDPLREDDDLPADFRRELADLGLL from the coding sequence ATGACAGTTCATATTGTAAAATTGTGCGTTGGCGTCGACAGTGTCGATGATCTGGAACGGTGGATCGAACACAGGCGGTATTTGCAATCGCTTGCGGGCGAACCGGAAGAGCATATTCATACCACGCGCATGTCTCCCAAGCGGCGGGATGAAATTCTGGATGGAGGATCGCTCTACTGGGTGATCAAGGGCATGATACTCGCCCGGCAGCCGATTATCGATCTCAGGCAGATCGTTGGGGAGGACGGCATATCGCGCTGTCAGATCGTGATGGAGCCGACATTGATCCGCACCGAGTCCCAGCCCAAGCGCGCCTTTCAGGGGTGGCGTTATCTCAAGGATACCGAGGCCCCCAGAGACATTGATCCTTTACGCGAAGATGATGATTTACCCGCTGATTTTCGGCGAGAACTGGCGGATCTGGGGCTTCTATAG
- a CDS encoding NAD-dependent epimerase/dehydratase family protein codes for MRIFVTGGTGLVGSAIVKAFLKRGDEVTTLARSDKSADIQKGLGATPVRGSLTDPGDWVSLALEHDAFIHAAATFDNDMGSVDHNLVRALLEIAKSLPEEHQIPFLYTGGCWLYPEEPVIPISERHMLDPVPEFEWMLDSIEQLGTCPNFLLTVIHPGLVIDKGRGFIADYARGLKEDGEITIVGAKDTHFPFVHADDLAQLYVSAVDNRGDGLLLNASAIKSATAEEVGKLVAQACGLPYQARVISIEEAQDKHGNWASAYARSQRMSSDRAHSQLGWSPRFDTIEAMVQDSVQSDS; via the coding sequence ATGCGAATATTTGTTACAGGCGGCACCGGTCTGGTGGGCAGCGCCATTGTCAAAGCTTTCTTGAAGCGAGGAGATGAGGTCACCACCCTCGCCCGATCTGACAAAAGTGCGGATATTCAAAAAGGTCTCGGCGCAACGCCGGTCCGGGGCAGCCTGACCGATCCGGGCGACTGGGTTTCGCTGGCGCTGGAGCATGACGCCTTTATCCATGCCGCAGCAACCTTTGACAATGACATGGGCAGCGTCGACCACAATCTGGTGCGCGCTCTTCTGGAGATTGCTAAAAGCCTCCCCGAGGAACATCAGATCCCGTTCCTTTATACCGGTGGCTGCTGGCTCTATCCCGAAGAACCGGTCATCCCGATTTCAGAGCGCCACATGCTGGATCCGGTGCCGGAATTCGAATGGATGCTCGACAGCATCGAGCAGCTCGGCACCTGCCCGAACTTTCTCCTCACGGTTATCCATCCCGGTCTCGTCATAGACAAGGGACGCGGTTTCATCGCCGACTATGCGCGCGGCCTCAAGGAGGATGGCGAAATCACCATCGTGGGCGCTAAAGACACGCATTTCCCCTTCGTACATGCCGATGATCTCGCCCAGCTTTATGTTAGCGCCGTGGACAATCGCGGTGATGGCTTGCTGCTCAATGCCAGCGCCATCAAAAGCGCCACCGCAGAAGAGGTTGGCAAGCTGGTTGCCCAAGCCTGCGGCCTGCCCTATCAGGCGCGGGTCATTTCCATTGAGGAAGCACAGGATAAGCATGGCAACTGGGCTTCGGCCTATGCGCGATCCCAACGCATGTCGTCGGACCGAGCCCATAGCCAGCTTGGCTGGTCTCCGCGCTTTGACACCATAGAAGCCATGGTCCAAGACAGCGTCCAATCAGACAGCTAG
- a CDS encoding metalloregulator ArsR/SmtB family transcription factor, giving the protein MAEDSSIEALADQADEVARLLKLLGNGNRLRILCQLTDGADKSVNCLADRLHISQSALSQHLAKMREDGLIAGRRDAQTIYYSISDGNAELLLSVLKDLYCSNDSTGEAQAKAE; this is encoded by the coding sequence ATGGCAGAGGATTCTTCAATCGAGGCTTTGGCGGATCAGGCAGATGAAGTTGCAAGACTTCTCAAACTGCTCGGCAATGGCAATCGCTTGCGAATCCTTTGTCAACTCACAGATGGAGCCGACAAGTCGGTAAATTGCCTTGCTGATCGCCTCCATATCAGCCAGAGCGCCCTTTCCCAACATCTTGCCAAAATGCGCGAAGACGGTCTTATTGCTGGCCGTCGCGACGCCCAGACCATTTATTACTCCATTTCAGATGGAAATGCAGAGTTGCTGCTCAGCGTCCTGAAAGACCTCTACTGTTCCAACGACAGCACAGGTGAGGCTCAGGCGAAAGCAGAGTGA
- a CDS encoding rhodanese-like domain-containing protein — protein MAKKQIVKQINHDEAKTLLDKGAILIDVREKMELMMKEVPSALHHPLSSLKGPIDTNGAPAAIFFCASGARTNGYARQLADCVDCDAYMLTGGVYALSRMGVPTKSGLSKLFGR, from the coding sequence ATGGCAAAAAAACAGATCGTCAAACAGATCAACCATGACGAAGCCAAAACCCTGTTGGACAAGGGCGCAATATTGATTGATGTCCGCGAGAAAATGGAACTGATGATGAAAGAGGTTCCGTCCGCCCTGCATCATCCCCTTTCTTCCCTGAAAGGCCCGATCGATACCAATGGTGCTCCGGCAGCCATTTTCTTTTGTGCCTCAGGGGCCCGCACCAACGGCTATGCACGCCAACTGGCGGATTGCGTCGATTGTGATGCCTACATGCTGACCGGCGGTGTCTATGCCCTCTCCCGAATGGGCGTGCCAACCAAGAGCGGCCTATCAAAACTGTTCGGGCGCTAA
- a CDS encoding DUF599 family protein: MIPFSTLDIVALVWYLAIWIGFTYLVDYSPLKKHNISVSMAAHRRRWMRSLSKREFRMIDTGILNGLQNGTAFFASTSLLAIGAGFAMLNATDIAMKVTNDLSLPVETSPELWEIKALCLTAIYVYAFFKFGWAYRLFNYTSILIGAFPYAGDASEEEIEHAIEQAAEMNTLAGHHFTLGLRGFFFSAPVFGWFINPWLMIAGTTLVALVLTRRQFFSRSQVIAKNII; this comes from the coding sequence ATGATTCCATTTTCCACTTTGGATATCGTCGCCCTCGTTTGGTATCTCGCGATCTGGATTGGCTTCACCTATCTCGTCGATTATTCGCCGCTGAAGAAACACAACATATCCGTATCGATGGCTGCGCATAGGCGCCGCTGGATGCGCTCACTTTCAAAGCGCGAATTTCGCATGATCGATACCGGTATCCTGAACGGATTGCAAAACGGAACCGCTTTCTTTGCCTCTACGTCACTTCTGGCCATTGGCGCAGGCTTTGCCATGCTGAATGCCACCGACATTGCCATGAAAGTCACAAATGATCTGTCCCTGCCCGTCGAGACCTCTCCCGAGCTTTGGGAGATCAAGGCCCTGTGCCTGACTGCCATCTACGTATACGCCTTTTTCAAATTTGGCTGGGCCTACCGCCTGTTCAACTACACCTCCATTCTGATTGGTGCCTTCCCTTATGCCGGAGATGCATCGGAAGAAGAAATCGAACATGCCATCGAGCAAGCGGCCGAAATGAACACCCTTGCGGGTCATCACTTTACACTTGGACTCCGCGGCTTTTTCTTTTCCGCACCGGTGTTCGGCTGGTTTATCAACCCATGGCTGATGATTGCGGGCACCACACTTGTCGCCCTGGTTCTCACCCGACGTCAGTTCTTCTCCCGCTCACAGGTGATTGCCAAAAATATCATCTAG
- a CDS encoding DMT family transporter, which yields MAPHSIRKPTPLDLSLMLFLTLIWASSFIAIKVAVPETGPVWLAAMRVAIGFLVLLPWTLYRGVIFPTSAKSLANLLIISLLNVSIPFMLISWAELTISAGIASLLLGTGPLLSLIFSHLTTHDDKFNTFKVVGIILGFSGVALVVGHEALQSVGAGAVLSMVAVLGASLCYAISGAMIRQVKDIPPTRLATLILGFATIELIGLGLLEGVPELASISSEAWLSLLFLGLLPTGLATILRYRLIWAIGASFFSLGMNLIPVFGVILGALLLSEQVALTTWIALVLILSGLMVARTAPKDETKPD from the coding sequence ATGGCGCCTCACTCGATCCGCAAACCGACACCGCTTGATCTGTCCCTGATGCTGTTCCTGACGCTGATCTGGGCTTCATCCTTCATCGCCATCAAGGTCGCAGTGCCAGAAACCGGGCCAGTTTGGCTGGCTGCCATGCGCGTTGCCATCGGCTTTCTGGTTCTGCTGCCCTGGACACTCTATAGAGGCGTCATTTTTCCGACATCAGCCAAGAGCCTTGCCAACCTGCTGATCATCTCCCTGCTGAATGTCTCCATTCCCTTCATGCTGATCTCATGGGCAGAACTGACCATTTCGGCGGGCATCGCCTCACTGCTGCTAGGCACAGGACCTCTTCTTTCCCTCATCTTCAGCCACCTGACCACTCATGATGACAAATTCAACACGTTCAAGGTTGTCGGCATCATTCTGGGCTTTAGTGGTGTTGCGCTGGTGGTTGGACACGAGGCCCTGCAGTCCGTTGGCGCCGGAGCGGTCCTGTCCATGGTCGCCGTGCTGGGCGCGTCGCTATGCTACGCGATATCCGGAGCCATGATCCGACAGGTGAAGGATATTCCCCCGACACGTCTGGCAACCCTTATTCTCGGATTTGCGACAATCGAACTGATCGGACTTGGCTTACTGGAGGGTGTGCCCGAACTGGCCAGTATATCCAGCGAAGCATGGTTGAGCCTATTGTTTCTCGGCCTGTTGCCAACCGGTTTGGCAACCATCCTGCGTTATCGCCTTATCTGGGCCATCGGCGCCAGCTTCTTCTCACTGGGTATGAATCTCATTCCTGTCTTCGGCGTTATTCTGGGCGCCCTGTTGCTGTCTGAACAGGTTGCCCTGACCACATGGATCGCCTTGGTGCTCATTCTCTCTGGCCTTATGGTGGCGCGCACAGCCCCCAAAGACGAGACAAAACCTGACTGA